The DNA window GGCTGGCCCGCGCCAACCATATCGGCGTCTCCACACTGCGCGGCCATGTCGCCGAATCATGCGCAGCCCGGCCGCGACCGGACTGGTTGGCCGTCGTCAGCGGCCAACCTGAGCAGGTAATCCGGTCCCGTCTCTGCGGGCTTGCTGGCGACCCCACCGCGCTCAAGCAATATCTCCGCCGCCCTTTGTGTCAAAGATGTATGGCACGCAAGGGAATACACGAACCCGTCTACTGCTACCTGCCTGCACATGTCTCCGTATGCCACCGTCACCGACGCTGGATCGGTTCACCAACGCGCGTTCTTGACGACCAGGTGGATCTTCGTGACCGGCCCACGGTGCTCAGTGCCGGGCGCACGCATCGGCGCTTGGCCCGTCAGTATTCAGAGGTCGACCTTCATGACGCCTTGGGCGACGCCCGCCACATCCTGGTCTTCTGGGCTCACGCAGAGCGTCACGTGGCGGCGGGGATTCTGCAGAATGGCCTAGAAGCGCACGTGGTGGCCTACCCCGATGTGATCGCCGTAGCCGCAACATTGCTCACAGCTCGCCCTCGGGTTGAACAGCCCAGGACGCCAACGGAACCCGCCTGGCCGACGCTACTGCTCGACCGCATCAACGAACGCACCGGCGCCCACCATGCCGACGCCACCCCCGTCGAGCAATGGGCGCAGTACCGACGCCTATTCGCCACTGCCGTATTGACGACACGCTCAGACGGCGCAGAACTGGCGTGTCGCGCTTAGGGGTCGGCAGTCTTGAATGTGCCTTATCAGTAAGGCACTTGTGGTGTGCATCTGACTGTGTCCGACGGTTGTATCTATCGGCTTTCTAATCGTTAGGGACAGTGGTATCTGGCTGGGTGTATCGGCCGGTGAATCATCACCGGCGGCGCTGCTTGCCGGTGATTGGCCGGCGGTGGGTGGTCCAGCACGCGGCCACCGCGCTGACCACCACAGCGAAGGCGGCAATGACGCTGGCCGGGAGGGCGTGGTCCTGCAGCCATCCGGTCGCGGTGGCCGACCAGCCGGTGAGCAGGTTGCCGCCGCTGGCGGTGTGCCCGGTGGCCGCGGGCAGCCAGTACCACGCGAGGTAGGCGCCGGTGGCGATGAGGACAACGGCGGTGACGCGGGTCCCGTGGCGGGCGAGGATACCCAGATGCCGGGTCAGGGCCGTGCCGGCGATGGCGGTGCCGACGCTGACCAGCATCAAGATGGTGGCGGCACCGGCTGTGTATGCGGTGAACACTGCCAGCAGACCGCCCCATCCGCTGGTGGCCTGGGCCTGGGCGATCACCGCGAGCAGTACCCCGAAGGTGCAGGACAGTGACGCCAGGGCGTAGCCGATTCCGGCCGCGAGCACACCACCGGCTGTTGGGGAGTCCGGCCGATGACGCGTCCGGGCAGGCATACGCAGACCGATGGTGCGGCCGGTGAGCATGAAGCCGCCCAAGATGGCCAGGGTGAGCCCGATCGTGATCCCGAGCCAGGGAGCAGCCGTCACCAGGGTCCGGGCACCGGCACTGATCGCGATACCGGCGAGGGTGAGGGTGCCGGTGAACCCGATGGTCAGGACGGCCCCGGTGCGCAGTGCCCGGGCCAGCCGCACGAGCACCGCATCGGTGCCGCCGGTGGCGATGGTGCCGGTGATCCACGCCGGTAGCAGCGCGAACCCGCAGGGGTTGACCGGGGCGAGCATGCCAGCGGTAAACGCGAGCGCGAGCAGGTTCACCGTGCGGCGCTGCTGCCGAGGGCGGCCAGGATCTGATCCTGGGACGGGGCGTGGCCGCGGTAGCTGATCTGCCCGGACGGGTCGATGACGAGGGCGGTGGTCGGCGCGGTCACCTGGTAGCGGCTGGTCAGGGCCCCGTTAGTATCGACGACCGCGGGCAGGCTGGTGCCGCCGATCTGGTCCAGGAAGTGGCGAACATCGGCGGGTTTCTCGGTGGGGACGATGTCGACGGCTAGGAACTTGGCGCTGCCTCCGGCTTTCTCCACGGCCGCCCGAGCAGCGGCCAGGGATTTACCGCCGCCGACGCATTCGCCGCACCCGTAGGAGAAGAACAGGATCGCGGTCGGGGCGGCAGCGGGCAGTTCGACGGTTTTGCCGTCCACCGTGGTCAGTGTCGCCGCCGTCGCCTGGGTTGTGGCGTTGGCGTGTGGCGGTGAGGTCGGATTGCTGGTTGTGGCCGATTGGCCGCACGCGGTCAGCGCGCCCGCTGCCAGCATCACAGCCGTAACGCCCGCCCACCTGTGGGGTGTAAACGAACGCGTTTCAGACATTGTCGATGCTTCCTTTCGTCAGGTCGTCGAGCGTGTGCGTCGCGGGTGAATGGCTGTCGGCGGGACAGCAGTGATCGCCGCGTTGACCGCGGCGGGCGAAGGCGACCACAGCCGCCAGCAGCAGCGCGACGGCTGCCCCGATGACCCATGGATTCTCGAGCAGTCCACACACGGCGGCGAGCGCGCCGCCGGCGATCAGGACTGGCGCGGCGCAACACAGGGCCGTCACCAGCACCGCTGCCGCACCCAGCAGCACGGGATTTCTTCGTGGACGTTGATTCATTGATTTCTCCTCATCAGGTTGGGTGCGGCTGGTCAGCTGCAGCAGCCGGGGTGGGCAGTTGGCGGGGTATGGAGCTGGGTAAGGATTTGTGTGGTCAGGGCTGCGCCGAGTTGGTGGGCCTCAGCGACGCTGACGATCTGACCTTCGGGGTGCTCGGCGAGCCACGGCGCGGCGTCCTGCGCGCAGGTGAAGTAGTGCACCTGGTTGCAGAATGAGGACCGGATCGAGGTGAGGTCGTCGGGGTTGACCAGCGAGACCACCGCGGTCTCGGGCTGCACGCTGGTGACACCGTTTTCGCCGACCGAGACCCTGATCGGGTGCCCGCTGACGGGTGATTCGGATTCGATGCTGGCGGGCCGGTCCAGGATGGTGGGAAAGATGAGGGTGTCCAGGGCGCACCAGGTGTAGAGCTCTTGGCCGGCCACGGTGAATCGGTGGCGGGTCGGGCGCAGGGTCAGGCCCTGGCCGACGATGCGGCCCTGCTCGTCGTATTCGGTGTCGGGTACCGCGGCCAGACGCCGGGTCACCTCGTCAACCGGGAGGCCGACGGCCGCGGCGAGCGCCTCCACGGTGACCGGCTCGCCGGCGGCGAGCAGCCGCAGCAACGGCACCAGCATCGTCGGGTCGAGCCCGGACTCTTCCGGAATGGTCAGGCGGTCAAGGAAATTGGGCATCAGGAACCTTTCGAGTGAGCCATGCGTCAGGATGCGCAGCAGGACAGTCGGGACATATCGGCGCTGAAGGACTGGGCGGCGATTTTGATGCCTTCGGCCATGGTCAGATACGGGGCCCAGGACCCGGCGACCTGGTCGACGGTCATCGCGGCGTCGAGGATGTAGACCGCGGCGGCGGCGATCTCGCCAGCATCCTTGGCGACGGCGGTGATGCCGTGGATGCGGCCGGTGCCGGCGTCGGCGACGAGTTTGATGAAACCGCGGGTGTCTCGGTTGACCACCGCACGCGGCACATGTTTTAGCGGCAGCACCCGGCAGTCGCACCGTGTCCCGGCGGCGAGGAGCTCGGCCTCGGTCGTCCCGGCCGCA is part of the Mycobacterium sp. 050128 genome and encodes:
- a CDS encoding cytochrome c biogenesis CcdA family protein, producing the protein MNLLALAFTAGMLAPVNPCGFALLPAWITGTIATGGTDAVLVRLARALRTGAVLTIGFTGTLTLAGIAISAGARTLVTAAPWLGITIGLTLAILGGFMLTGRTIGLRMPARTRHRPDSPTAGGVLAAGIGYALASLSCTFGVLLAVIAQAQATSGWGGLLAVFTAYTAGAATILMLVSVGTAIAGTALTRHLGILARHGTRVTAVVLIATGAYLAWYWLPAATGHTASGGNLLTGWSATATGWLQDHALPASVIAAFAVVVSAVAACWTTHRRPITGKQRRR
- a CDS encoding TlpA family protein disulfide reductase, yielding MLAAGALTACGQSATTSNPTSPPHANATTQATAATLTTVDGKTVELPAAAPTAILFFSYGCGECVGGGKSLAAARAAVEKAGGSAKFLAVDIVPTEKPADVRHFLDQIGGTSLPAVVDTNGALTSRYQVTAPTTALVIDPSGQISYRGHAPSQDQILAALGSSAAR
- the merB gene encoding organomercurial lyase MerB; this encodes MPNFLDRLTIPEESGLDPTMLVPLLRLLAAGEPVTVEALAAAVGLPVDEVTRRLAAVPDTEYDEQGRIVGQGLTLRPTRHRFTVAGQELYTWCALDTLIFPTILDRPASIESESPVSGHPIRVSVGENGVTSVQPETAVVSLVNPDDLTSIRSSFCNQVHYFTCAQDAAPWLAEHPEGQIVSVAEAHQLGAALTTQILTQLHTPPTAHPGCCS